The following are encoded in a window of Phaeodactylum tricornutum CCAP 1055/1 chromosome 29, whole genome shotgun sequence genomic DNA:
- a CDS encoding predicted protein, producing the protein MEAAAIPHWLQDQCRRLEAKDEYVSNLNLNIRRLDDSMMVVLSQALRKNSVISVLNMTSSLKNSPLGLNILAELILRSHASLATLHLSYNHLTDVVAVGNALVTNQKLISLHLDYNLIDKRSAAAMADALRVNTTLVRLHLNYNLLGDEGVLALADGLQHNTSLLHLGLKRNSISAVGASVLFQTIVTRNMSLQRLDLEDNFIPAEMISQIGILCRANKAGRRYLTDTNFPDNLWPALLEWVNDDPDVLYFFARAKPGLYER; encoded by the coding sequence ATGGAAGCTGCTGCTATACCTCACTGGCTTCAGGACCAATGCCGAAGACTCGAGGCCAAAGATGAATACGTTTCCAATCTAAATCTGAACATACGGCGACTCGACGATTCGATGATGGTTGTGCTTTCACAAGCTCTCCGCAAGAACTCGGTTATTTCAGTGCTTAATATGACTAGTTCTCTCAAGAACAGCCCACTCGGTTTAAACATACTGGCGGAGCTCATTCTGCGATCTCACGCTTCGTTGGCTACACTTCATTTGAGCTACAATCACTTGACGGACGTGGTTGCAGTAGGTAACGCGCTAGTTACCAATCAAAAGCTAATTTCGCTGCATTTGGACTATAATCTCATTGATAAGCGCAGTGCCGCCGCTATGGCCGACGCTTTGCGAGTAAATACAACCCTAGTAAGGTTGCATCTCAACTACAATCTACTGGGCGACGAAGGCGTCTTGGCACTTGCCGACGGTTTGCAGCACAATACGTCGCTACTGCATTTGGGTTTGAAGCGAAACAGTATATCGGCGGTAGGTGCTTCCGTGCTGTTTCAGACTATTGTCACAAGAAACATGAGTCTACAACGTCTTGACTTGGAAGACAACTTTATCCCTGCGGAAATGATCTCTCAAATTGGAATCCTTTGTCGTGCGAACAAAGCGGGGCGTCGGTATCTTACCGACACGAACTTTCCAGACAACCTCTGGCCCGCTTTGCTCGAGTGGGTCAACGACGATCCAGACGTTCTCTATTTCTTTGCTCGAGCAAAGCCTGGTTTGTATGAGAGATAG
- a CDS encoding predicted protein — protein MSTFSFTAPTITPSHELDEYNALSASEKQALREDLYGRSSAATDEEDQSYVDSESVRSLPTPEGVAILLVEMEHALLEAVSEPNGEAYREAMRVAPSVVQSESPAYGFLRHTNYDPLSAAESLASYWALRRLLFGAERAYLPMTLQGAMLDRGSSSKEKEYEDIATLEKRTVFVMDKDQHGRPVLFWDRIRSSKRFACRNSVLRCFFYCWQCISTLPEAQKHGCVILMNMKGYDIYEHFDRILSKRAFDIDRRMPIKVRAIHLCTGSGKSVTELILPVLKHMAGPELRLRTKIHAGSKKEICDGFAAFGLRRVHVDAICHGSFHNNETLRAWLHQRRALEEIATP, from the exons ATGTCGACCTTTAGTTTTACTGCTCCCACCATCACGCCTTCCCATGAGCTCGACGAGTACAACGCGCTCTCTGCATCAGAAAAGCAAGCCCTGCGTGAGGATCTTTACGGACGATCATCGGCAGCGACTGACGAAGAGGATCAATCGTATGTTGACAGCGAATCGGTGCGCTCGTTGCCCACACCGGAAGGCGTGGCAATCTTGCTAGTAGAgatggaacatgctttgttgGAGGCGGTTTCCGAACCAAACGGTGAGGCCTACAGGGAAGCTATGCGTGTCGCACCGAGCGTCGTCCAGTCGGAATCCCCCGCCTATGGCTTTCTCCGACACACAAACTACGATCCGTTATCCGCCGCTGAGTCTTTGGCATCGTATTGGGCCTTGCGTCGCCTACTTTTTGGTGCAGAACGCGCGTACTTACCCATGACCCTACAGGGTGCCATGCTGGACCGTGGTAGTAGCAGTAAGGAGAAGGAATATGAAGACATAGCAACCTTGGAAAAGCGCACTGTCTTTGTCATGGACAAGGATCAGCACGGGCGACCAGTGCTGTTTTGGGATCGCATTCGCTCGTCCAAGCGCTTTGCCTGTCGCAATTCCGTGTTGCGCTGCTTTTTTTATTGCTGGCAATGTATCTCTACGCTGCCGGAAGCGCAGAAGCACGGCTGTGTCATTCTAATGAATATGAAG GGGTACGATATATACGAGCACTTTGATCGAATCCTGAGCAAACGCGCCTTTGATATCGATCGCCGTATGCCCATAAAAGTTCGGGCAATCCACTTGTGCACCGGTTCGGGAAAGTCTGTCACTGAACTCATTCTACCCGTACTCAAGCACATGGCGGGTCCGGAGTTGCGGTTGCGCACCAAGATACACGCCGGTAGTAAGAAAGAAATTTGCGATGGTTTTGCCGCTTTTGGTTTGCGGAGGGTGCACGTGGACGCGATCTGTCATGGCTCTTTTCACAACAACGAAACTCTCCGCGCCTGGCTGCACCAACGGCGTgccttggaagaaattgcgACGCCGTGA
- a CDS encoding predicted protein translates to MTFLGKVPFVTNDTFIAPSASVIGDVTNWDQSSVWYKAVVRADSEHSITIGFCSSVGEGTVVNTLSSTGQLETGLPPDTYIGHYVTVGAGCVLKSCRVDDLVVVGDKCTILEGSLVENHVILKPGTVVMPYQRIPSGQMWAGNPAAFVSELTPDEKEDIQQQALKIFTSTKEHILEFLPYGRTFVHLEELEKQAGLEVKQG, encoded by the coding sequence ATGACTTTTCTGGGCAAGGTTCCGTTTGTAACGAACGACACCTTTATCGCTCCCTCGGCCTCGGTGATTGGCGACGTAACCAACTGGGACCAGTCTTCTGTCTGGTACAAGGCGGTAGTCCGCGCTGATTCGGAGCACAGCATTACAATCGGATTCTGCAGCAGCGTTGGCGAAGGCACCGTTGTGAACACACTCTCCAGTACGGGACAACTCGAAACGGGCCTGCCCCCGGACACGTATATTGGACACTACGTGACCGTCGGTGCCGGATGTGTGCTCAAATCTTGCCGCGTGGACgatttggtcgttgttgggGACAAGTGTACCATCTTGGAAGGAAGCTTGGTGGAGAATCACGTGATTCTCAAACCGGGGACCGTCGTCATGCCCTACCAGCGCATCCCCTCCGGACAAATGTGGGCGGGCAACCCGGCTGCCTTCGTGAGCGAATTGACACCCGACGAGAAGGAAGATATTCAACAGCAAGCGCTCAAAATATTCACATCGACCAAGGAACATATACTCGAATTCCTGCCGTACGGACGAACCTTTGTGCATCTAGAGGAGttggaaaagcaagctgGGCTGGAAGTCAAGCAAGGATGA
- a CDS encoding hydratase enyol-coa hydratase (Probable enoyl-CoA hydratase catalyses (3S)-3-hydroxyacyl-CoA = trans-2(or 3)-enoyl-CoA + H2O Also found in fatty acid elongation in mitochondria, fatty acid metabolism Valine, leucine and isoleucine degradation, Lysine degradation, Tryptophan metabolism, beta-Alanine metabolism, Benzoate degradation via CoA ligation, Propanoate metabolism, Butanoate metabolism, Limonene and pinene degradation, Caprolactam degradation), producing MHELTNNVVETRAESTAVETKPDLGVGLIRLHRPKALNALCDALFDDLIHAATALDQDDAIGCLVVTGSTKAFAAGADISEMQTRTFEYAYRTNMFSEWAKFTNVSKPTIAAVNGFALGGGCELAMMCDILIAGDKAKFGQPEINLGVIPGAGGTQRLTRAIGKAKAMHMCLTGEMMDAAAAERAGLVAKIYPADELVDEAVKMAAGIASKGRMSVMMAKEAVNASQELPLQEGLRLERRFFHALFATEDQTEGMSAFLEKRTPEFKHK from the exons TCGAGACCAAACCCGATCTTGGTGTCGGATTGATTCGTCTCCACCGTCCCAAGGCGCTCAACGCGCTCTGCGACGCCCTCTTTGACGATCTGATCCACGCCGCCACCGCCTTGGACCAGGACGACGCCATTGGTTGTCTAGTTGTCACCGGATCCACCAAGGCATTTGCCGCGGGAGCGGATATTTCCGAAATGCAAACCCGCACCTTTGAATACGCCTACCGAACG AACATGTTCTCCGAATGGGCCAAATTCACCAACGTTTCGAAACCAACGATTGCGGCCGTCAACGGCTTTGCCCTCGGCGGCGGTTGCGAACTCGCCATGATGTGTGACATTCTGATTGCCGGCGACAAGGCCAAATTTGGGCAACCGGAAATCAATCTGGGCGTCATCCCCGGTGCCGGCGGAACGCAGCGCTTGACCCGGGCGATTGGTAAGGCCAAGGCCATGCACATGTGTCTAACGGGTGAAATGATGGACGCTGCCGCCGCGGAACGAGCCGGCCTCGTCGCCAAAATATATCCGGCCGACGAACTCGTCGACGAAGCGGTAAAAATGGCCGCGGGGATCGCCAGTAAGGGACGGATGAGCGTCATGATGGCCAAGGAAGCCGTCAATGCGTCACAAGAATTACCGCTACAAGAAGGACTACGGCTCGAACGCCGCTTTTTTCACGCGCTCTTCGCCACCGAGGATCAAACGGAAGGTATGTcggcctttttggaaaagcgcACGCCGGAATTTAAACACAAGTAA